One Vallitalea pronyensis genomic region harbors:
- a CDS encoding homocitrate synthase/isopropylmalate synthase family protein, with the protein MARLFIVDTTLRDGEQAAGVQFSKMQKIEIAKALDQLGVDMIEAGIPVMSEEERSVIKAINALHLKAKILTWNRMCMKDIDQSLLTGVKNVHITVPASDIHIKKKLRMTRKELLSKMQKVVSYAVSKGCEVSVGAEDASRADINFLIQLYKKAQEEGAIRVRYADTVGRMNPFSVYDIIKQIRQDIKVDLDFHGHNDLGMGTANALGAFKGGATYISCSVNGLGERAGNTPLEEIVAVIRYVEGCKDQLAMQHIMKVSKMVESYSKRWLDTGKPIVGENAFSHESGIHIDGLLKDTRTYEEISPELFGRSRKIVIGKHSGKKATMNVYKDGIALENDNPDNLLELLRNKYQLF; encoded by the coding sequence ATGGCAAGACTATTTATTGTGGATACGACTTTGAGAGACGGTGAACAAGCAGCAGGTGTTCAATTTTCTAAAATGCAAAAAATCGAGATAGCCAAAGCACTCGATCAACTGGGTGTTGACATGATTGAAGCAGGTATTCCAGTTATGAGCGAAGAAGAAAGGTCTGTTATAAAAGCCATTAATGCACTTCATCTAAAAGCAAAAATTCTTACATGGAATAGGATGTGTATGAAGGATATTGATCAGTCACTTCTTACAGGTGTCAAGAATGTGCATATTACCGTACCAGCTTCCGATATTCACATTAAAAAGAAGTTACGTATGACTCGAAAAGAACTGTTATCAAAGATGCAGAAGGTGGTTTCATATGCTGTATCAAAAGGATGTGAAGTATCTGTTGGTGCTGAAGATGCATCTAGAGCCGATATTAACTTTCTTATTCAATTGTATAAAAAAGCCCAGGAAGAAGGAGCAATACGGGTTAGATATGCAGATACAGTAGGTCGCATGAATCCCTTTTCTGTTTATGACATCATAAAACAGATAAGACAGGATATAAAAGTAGACTTGGATTTTCATGGCCATAATGATTTAGGTATGGGGACAGCCAATGCTTTGGGTGCATTTAAAGGAGGAGCAACCTATATAAGCTGTAGTGTAAACGGTTTAGGAGAGCGTGCGGGCAATACACCGTTAGAAGAAATCGTAGCCGTTATTCGTTATGTTGAAGGTTGTAAGGATCAACTAGCCATGCAACACATTATGAAAGTATCAAAAATGGTTGAAAGTTACTCAAAAAGATGGCTTGATACAGGAAAACCAATTGTGGGAGAAAATGCATTCTCTCACGAGTCTGGTATTCATATTGACGGTCTTCTAAAAGATACCAGAACCTATGAAGAAATATCACCAGAATTATTTGGCAGAAGCCGAAAAATTGTTATTGGTAAGCATTCTGGTAAAAAAGCCACCATGAATGTTTATAAAGATGGCATTGCATTAGAAAACGATAATCCAGATAATTTGTTAGAATTATTGAGAAATAAATATCAACTGTTTTAA